In Aspergillus fumigatus Af293 chromosome 6, whole genome shotgun sequence, the genomic window ATTACGCCTTTTGGAGGTTCTCTTGCGAGAATTTTATTCATACTCAAGATGCCTGAACAGACGGCAGGGCAGGATCTGCCCTCTCTACGGCCGCGATACAATCCAATAATTAACGTCACCAACTCGGATCCAGTGTTAGTAGAAGAGTAAGTATGCGACCCAATTGTTCTACCCGGGCAGGGCAACATTCAGGCAGGTTCGAGACCGCCGTACTCCCACTCTGTCTTCTCCCGTCGCCTTGGCAGCACCCCTTGGCCAGAGTGTATCCAACTAACCCAGTGCTCCAGACACCTGCAGGATAAGAGAcacctcttcctcagccGCCCTCTCTTCGGAGCTCTCTTATTCGAGAACGTCGCTTCCGACGCTCGAGATCATTGCGCAAATGAACGCACGTTCCTCTCCTGGCTCCGGCTATCTATGTACCTCGCCGTTGTGTCGATAGCGATTATCATTTCGTTCCACTTCCGCTCTCAACCAACGAGTCTTGAACGCCACCTGGCCCTTCCGCTTGGAGTTACCTTCTGGGTTCTAAGTCTGACTTGTCTTGCGAACGGGTTTGGGAACTATATCCGGACGGTGGTGAAATATAGTCGGAAGGCGGCCCTGGTGCAGAGCGGGTGGAGAACGCAGCTGACATTTACTGTGGTTGGACTGGTGATATTCGGCTGCTGTATCTTGTTTATTGTCACTGGAGCGGAAACTCGACGGTAGCTGCAGTCGGCTTTTGGGGAAAAAAAATGGGGGGGGGAATGACTCGATGCCCGTCTTTTCGTAGCTTTTATGGCCTGCAAGGACAATTAATGGTTTCCCATGAAACTTCAAAGTGATGACATTGTCCAGTTCTGTAAACCCAAAAATATCGATTGCTTCCTTATCGAGGAATCATGTTATAAAGTGACTGGCTCATGCCATAGTATGGTATCATGCTATTCTCCAAACACAATATAAAAAATGCCAAATAGGGCTGGCTATAAACAAAAGAATCCTTCGCCGTACTCTCGTTGTGCAGACGTCTCACATGCGGcgaatctccttctcccccttGTACTTGTCCAGGTCGGCGGTGCCGAGGTAACTCCACCACTCGAACAACATCGAATTGCAAATCAACTTGAACCAGGGAGTGAATTTGAGGCCAGGTTGGGTGAACATCTGCTTCAATTCCTGGGCGCTGACATATTTCGTATCGCGGACTTCGTTAGGGTTCACGTTCAGATCGACATCTGCTTGAATGAAGAGGATATAGTCGACTAGAATTTGTGTGTCAGTAACGGCTGCGAAAGCAAATCCGAAAGCCATCAAGATATCCAATACGTACTCTCATGCTCTCCCCATTTTCCGTCACTGGGCGCCTTGTAGTGAATCCTGGTGAAGAACTCAAACTTTTCCAGAGGTACTTGCTCTGCCTTGATTCCAAGCTCCTGGTCCAGTTTCCGCTGAGCGGCACGCTTCACACCCAGCACGGCAGCGTCGAGCTCGGCACCGGTCTCGCCGGGAATACCCAGTGGGTGAGAGCAGCAGGTGTTCGTCCACATATCGGGGAAGGTGATCTTCTCGGAAGCGCGTTGTTGCAGTAGCAGGCGGTTGTTAGAGTCGAAAAGGAAAACTGAGAATGCACGGTGAAGCAGACCCCGGTCGATGTTAGTCATGAGATGGCCTATCGCTCACATTGGTCAGTATACTGTTTCTGCGAAGGTCCCAAAGACAAAAACAATAAATTGAGATACTCACAGGCCTTTTTGCTGGCACTGCCGATGGGCTTatcgtcgtcatcgagaACAATGCATACTTCATCCATCAAACGGACCTGTTCCTCATCATAGCCAGCAAGCTCTTCGCTGTCTTTGGCGGA contains:
- a CDS encoding DUF202 domain-containing protein yields the protein MPEQTAGQDLPSLRPRYNPIINVTNSDPVLVEEHLQDKRHLFLSRPLFGALLFENVASDARDHCANERTFLSWLRLSMYLAVVSIAIIISFHFRSQPTSLERHLALPLGVTFWVLSLTCLANGFGNYIRTVVKYSRKAALVQSGWRTQLTFTVVGLVIFGCCILFIVTGAETRR
- the idi1 gene encoding isopentenyl-diphosphate delta-isomerase IDI1, with the protein product MTSTATVTVPPRITAENVATLFPEVDTSLAREVFPSTVEGSAKDSEELAGYDEEQVRLMDEVCIVLDDDDKPIGSASKKACHLMTNIDRGLLHRAFSVFLFDSNNRLLLQQRASEKITFPDMWTNTCCSHPLGIPGETGAELDAAVLGVKRAAQRKLDQELGIKAEQVPLEKFEFFTRIHYKAPSDGKWGEHETVTDTQILVDYILFIQADVDLNVNPNEVRDTKYVSAQELKQMFTQPGLKFTPWFKLICNSMLFEWWSYLGTADLDKYKGEKEIRRM